One part of the Streptomyces lienomycini genome encodes these proteins:
- a CDS encoding glycoside hydrolase family 26 protein, translating to MRGRHREHGPPPSCGVAERGAAKRARTAVVLVALAALLAGLGLWASRSEEPDASGDALPDNAASGEPPSGPCAPDDTLVPACGAWWGAYVPYAGNGSLKDAVLGFEKRIGRKLDLVYNYHDMSGTELDGRLLTPDEQELGRDRLLMLAWESTVWTEPHHEDWTETQLGWKNIASGTYDEEVLDPQIRRIRAYGKRVFVSFDQEADARIKEGAGTPEEFVAAYRHLHDRFRELGADNVVWVWTVSGYLGSAAEMKALYPGDRYVDWIAMDQYNYYRCHDTTDWKDFLRSQQPSYEWLRANVSDDKPVMLAEFATAPDADDPARQRDWYTRIPTDVKKLPAVKALVHWNRPPSEEPACDLTVNDGPGLDGYREAGRNGYFHQPVPSR from the coding sequence ATGAGGGGCCGGCACCGGGAGCACGGGCCGCCCCCGTCCTGCGGGGTGGCGGAGCGGGGTGCGGCGAAACGTGCCCGTACGGCCGTCGTACTGGTGGCGCTGGCCGCTCTGCTCGCCGGTCTCGGCCTGTGGGCGTCCCGCTCGGAGGAGCCGGACGCGTCCGGGGACGCCCTGCCCGACAACGCGGCCTCCGGCGAGCCGCCCTCCGGCCCGTGCGCGCCCGACGACACGCTCGTCCCCGCGTGCGGTGCCTGGTGGGGCGCGTACGTGCCGTACGCCGGGAACGGGTCGCTCAAGGACGCCGTGCTCGGCTTCGAGAAGCGGATCGGCCGCAAGCTCGACCTCGTCTACAACTACCACGACATGTCCGGCACCGAGCTGGACGGCCGACTGCTCACCCCCGACGAGCAGGAACTGGGCCGGGACAGACTGCTCATGCTGGCCTGGGAGTCCACGGTCTGGACCGAGCCGCACCACGAGGACTGGACCGAGACCCAGCTCGGCTGGAAGAACATCGCCTCGGGAACGTACGACGAGGAGGTCCTCGATCCGCAGATCCGGCGCATCAGGGCCTACGGGAAACGGGTGTTCGTCTCCTTCGACCAGGAGGCCGACGCCCGCATCAAGGAGGGCGCCGGCACACCGGAGGAGTTCGTCGCCGCCTACCGGCATCTGCACGACCGGTTCCGGGAACTGGGCGCCGACAACGTCGTGTGGGTGTGGACCGTCTCCGGATACCTCGGCAGCGCGGCCGAGATGAAGGCGCTCTACCCCGGGGACCGGTACGTCGACTGGATCGCCATGGACCAGTACAACTACTACCGGTGCCACGACACCACCGACTGGAAGGACTTCCTGCGCAGCCAGCAGCCCAGCTACGAGTGGCTGCGCGCGAACGTCTCCGACGACAAGCCGGTGATGCTCGCGGAGTTCGCCACCGCGCCCGACGCCGACGACCCCGCGCGTCAGCGCGACTGGTACACCCGGATCCCGACCGACGTGAAGAAGCTCCCGGCGGTGAAGGCGCTGGTGCACTGGAACCGACCGCCGTCCGAGGAGCCCGCCTGCGACCTGACCGTCAACGACGGCCCGGGGCTCGACGGTTACCGCGAGGCGGGGCGGAACGGCTACTTCCACCAGCCCGTCCCCTCCCGTTGA
- a CDS encoding polysaccharide deacetylase family protein codes for MDDPPSWIAEFSVAPKEFAAHLDAVVDSGMTPVTIGVFADHLAGRASLPPRPVLLTFDDGFADLPGPTAEALAERALPATAYLTTGAVVPGGRSLLPPAPMMSLDAAAGLERRGVEIGSHTVTHAQLDTLSAEALAYELRTSKAVLEDALGHPVRHLAYPHGYNSAQVRAASARAGYETATAVRHALSSDRDDRYRIARLIVRRGHTVTDVEGWLAGSGARTAPYRDGPRTVGWRWYRRARAALRGPVFAG; via the coding sequence ATGGACGATCCGCCCTCGTGGATCGCCGAGTTCAGCGTCGCCCCGAAGGAGTTCGCCGCGCACCTCGACGCGGTCGTCGACAGCGGGATGACGCCGGTCACGATCGGCGTGTTCGCCGACCACCTGGCCGGGCGGGCGTCCCTGCCGCCCCGGCCGGTGCTGCTCACCTTCGACGACGGCTTCGCCGACCTGCCCGGCCCCACGGCCGAGGCGCTGGCCGAGCGCGCCCTGCCCGCCACCGCCTACCTCACCACCGGGGCCGTCGTCCCGGGTGGCCGCAGTCTGCTTCCGCCCGCCCCGATGATGTCGCTGGACGCGGCGGCCGGGCTGGAGCGTCGCGGCGTGGAGATCGGCAGCCACACCGTCACCCACGCCCAGCTCGACACCCTGTCCGCGGAGGCCCTGGCGTACGAACTGCGCACCTCCAAGGCGGTTCTGGAGGACGCGCTCGGCCATCCGGTCCGCCACCTCGCCTACCCGCACGGCTACAACAGCGCGCAGGTGCGGGCGGCCTCGGCCCGCGCCGGGTACGAGACGGCGACCGCCGTGCGGCACGCGCTCAGTTCGGACCGCGACGATCGGTACCGCATCGCCCGGCTCATCGTGCGACGCGGCCACACGGTCACCGACGTCGAGGGCTGGCTGGCGGGGAGCGGTGCCCGGACCGCCCCCTACCGCGACGGCCCGAGGACGGTCGGCTGGCGGTGGTACCGGCGGGCCCGCGCCGCCCTCCGGGGCCCGGTCTTCGCCGGGTGA
- a CDS encoding transglycosylase SLT domain-containing protein, with amino-acid sequence MSANLHNRHARTGRLVRRLAVAGTGAAVLALPLIGASTASAATPAAATTATTAATAYPDNLDGWIRESLDIMAQHGIPGSYDGIHRNIMRESSGNPLAINNWDINAVNGTPSKGLLQVIDPTFQAYHVEGTSWDPYDPVANITAACNYAADRYGSMDNVFSAY; translated from the coding sequence ATGTCTGCCAACCTTCACAACCGTCACGCCCGCACCGGCCGCCTCGTGCGCAGGCTCGCCGTGGCCGGCACCGGTGCCGCGGTGCTCGCGCTGCCGCTCATCGGCGCCAGCACCGCCTCCGCGGCCACCCCGGCCGCCGCCACGACCGCCACCACGGCGGCGACGGCGTACCCGGACAACCTCGACGGCTGGATCCGCGAGTCGCTCGACATCATGGCGCAGCACGGCATCCCCGGGAGCTACGACGGCATCCACCGCAACATCATGCGGGAGTCCTCCGGCAACCCGCTCGCCATCAACAACTGGGACATCAACGCCGTCAACGGCACCCCGTCCAAGGGCCTGCTCCAGGTGATCGACCCGACCTTCCAGGCGTACCACGTCGAGGGCACCTCCTGGGACCCGTACGACCCGGTCGCCAACATCACCGCGGCCTGCAACTACGCGGCCGACCGCTACGGCTCGATGGACAACGTCTTCAGCGCGTACTGA
- a CDS encoding ABC transporter permease: protein MSRAEAPGEPMPKAAATSGTPGPGPEAVRTPGPLWSLGLLRSELVTTFRRWRTLALLAVLAAVPVLVGIAVRIETSDGSSPGGGGGGQGPAFISQVSNNGLFLVFTALAATLPFFLPMAIGVVAGDAIAGEASAGTLRYLLVAPAGRSRLLLTKYATVIAFCLAATLVVAVSALAVGALLFPVGDLITISGTRISYTEGLGRALLIALVVAASLVGVAALGLFVSTLTGSGIAAMATTVGLLITVQILDQIPQLDALQPYFFSHYWLSFADVMREPVYWDDLVRNLGLQALYAAVFGSAAWARFTAKDITS, encoded by the coding sequence ATGTCGCGGGCTGAAGCACCGGGGGAGCCGATGCCGAAGGCCGCGGCGACGAGCGGGACGCCGGGCCCCGGGCCGGAAGCGGTGCGGACTCCGGGTCCGCTGTGGTCCCTCGGGCTGCTCCGCAGCGAGCTGGTGACCACCTTCCGGCGCTGGCGCACCCTCGCCCTGCTGGCCGTGCTCGCCGCCGTGCCGGTCCTGGTGGGCATCGCCGTGCGGATCGAGACGAGCGACGGGTCCTCGCCGGGCGGCGGGGGCGGCGGTCAGGGACCGGCGTTCATCTCGCAGGTCAGCAACAACGGCCTGTTCCTGGTCTTCACCGCGCTCGCCGCGACCCTTCCGTTCTTCCTGCCGATGGCCATCGGCGTCGTCGCGGGCGACGCGATCGCGGGCGAGGCGAGTGCGGGCACGCTCCGCTACCTGCTGGTCGCCCCGGCCGGGCGGTCCCGGCTGCTGCTCACCAAGTACGCGACGGTGATCGCCTTCTGCCTCGCGGCCACCCTGGTGGTCGCGGTCTCGGCGCTCGCGGTCGGCGCGCTGCTGTTCCCGGTCGGCGACCTGATCACCATCTCCGGCACCCGGATCAGCTACACCGAGGGCCTGGGCCGGGCGCTGCTGATCGCCCTGGTCGTGGCCGCCTCACTCGTCGGCGTCGCGGCCCTCGGCCTGTTCGTCTCCACCCTGACCGGCAGCGGCATCGCGGCGATGGCGACCACGGTGGGGCTGCTGATCACCGTCCAGATCCTCGACCAGATCCCGCAGCTCGACGCCCTCCAGCCGTACTTCTTCTCCCACTACTGGCTGTCCTTCGCCGACGTGATGCGCGAGCCGGTCTACTGGGACGACCTGGTGAGGAACCTCGGTCTCCAGGCCCTCTACGCGGCGGTCTTCGGCTCGGCGGCCTGGGCCCGGTTCACGGCGAAGGACATCACCTCGTAG
- a CDS encoding LolA family protein, with protein MAPIDSDDNTTAGEGEELRAGRRRAARYVVPVAVMGVAAATIGLVPALADSGDPDLPKITAEQLVQKIAESDTQQMSGTVRISTDLGLPDLGGLESGLLSGMSAGPGSGGDGEGSAADPSAKLTELVSGSHTLRVAADGPDRQKVSLLEDAAEYSLIHNGKDVWGYDSKSNEVYHSTGPGSAERPEKDVPATPKDFADQALKAIDDTTSVTVGGTAQVAGRDAYRLVVEPRQDGSTVGAITVAVDAETGTPLKFTLTPASGGAAVVDAGFTKVSFAKPDASTFDFTPPEGAKVTEGDEGDEGAKTPDHGREAEDLGGLAGDLGGLDVIGEGWNSVAAFDTGARGGLPTASAGGDLGDLGGFLGSFGDQVKGDFGSGTVFKTRLVNALITDDGKVYAGAVTKDALVKAADAAQ; from the coding sequence ATGGCACCGATCGATTCCGACGACAACACGACCGCCGGTGAGGGCGAGGAGCTGCGGGCCGGACGGCGCAGGGCCGCGCGGTACGTCGTCCCGGTGGCGGTGATGGGAGTGGCGGCCGCGACGATCGGGCTCGTGCCCGCGCTCGCCGACTCCGGGGACCCCGACCTGCCGAAGATCACGGCGGAGCAGCTCGTCCAGAAGATCGCCGAGTCGGACACCCAGCAGATGTCCGGCACGGTGCGGATCAGCACGGACCTGGGGCTGCCGGACCTCGGCGGGCTGGAGAGCGGCCTGCTGTCCGGCATGTCCGCGGGGCCCGGCTCCGGCGGCGACGGCGAGGGCTCCGCCGCCGACCCGTCGGCCAAGCTCACCGAGCTGGTGTCCGGCAGCCACACCCTGCGCGTCGCGGCCGACGGCCCCGACCGGCAGAAGGTGTCCCTGCTGGAGGACGCCGCCGAGTACAGCCTGATCCACAACGGCAAGGACGTCTGGGGCTACGACAGCAAGTCCAACGAGGTCTACCACTCCACCGGCCCGGGCTCCGCCGAGCGGCCGGAGAAGGACGTGCCGGCCACTCCGAAGGACTTCGCCGACCAGGCCCTCAAGGCGATCGACGACACCACGTCCGTGACCGTCGGCGGCACCGCTCAGGTGGCCGGCCGGGACGCGTACCGACTGGTCGTCGAGCCCAGGCAGGACGGTTCCACGGTCGGCGCCATCACCGTGGCCGTGGACGCCGAGACCGGGACGCCGCTGAAGTTCACGCTGACCCCCGCGAGCGGCGGAGCCGCCGTCGTGGACGCGGGCTTCACCAAGGTCAGCTTCGCCAAGCCGGACGCGTCGACGTTCGACTTCACCCCGCCCGAGGGAGCGAAGGTCACCGAGGGCGACGAGGGCGACGAGGGCGCCAAGACCCCGGACCACGGCCGCGAGGCCGAGGACCTGGGCGGCCTCGCCGGTGACCTGGGCGGCCTCGACGTGATCGGCGAGGGCTGGAACTCCGTCGCCGCCTTCGACACCGGCGCCCGGGGCGGCCTGCCCACGGCCTCCGCCGGAGGCGACCTCGGCGACCTCGGCGGCTTCCTCGGCTCCTTCGGCGACCAGGTCAAGGGCGACTTCGGCTCCGGCACCGTCTTCAAGACCCGCCTGGTCAACGCCCTGATCACGGACGACGGCAAGGTCTACGCCGGTGCGGTCACCAAGGACGCGCTGGTGAAGGCGGCCGACGCCGCGCAGTAG
- a CDS encoding ABC transporter ATP-binding protein, whose product MAGPSVTEPERPDRGSAADAVIATRALTKRYRGGQLAVDGLDLTVPAGSVFGFLGPNGSGKTTTIRMLMGLIEPTSGSARVLGRPMPRAARTVLPRVGALIEGPALYGFLSGRDNLLRYDAADPTADPRTRRERVAAALDRVGLAAAGGKKAKAYSLGMKQRLGLAAALLQPRRLLVLDEPTNGLDPQGMREIRTLVRELASDGTTVFLSSHLLDEIEQVCTHAAVMAQGRLITQGAVADLAAGARGRLAVTTPDAGDAARVLKEQGAADVVVDGDRVTAEPPERDLAEVNAALVAARVRVRGFVLERASLEDAFVALTGEGFDVAG is encoded by the coding sequence ATGGCCGGACCGTCCGTCACGGAGCCGGAGCGCCCGGACCGGGGGAGCGCGGCGGACGCCGTCATCGCCACCCGCGCGCTCACCAAGCGCTACCGCGGCGGACAACTCGCCGTCGACGGTCTCGACCTGACCGTCCCGGCGGGCAGCGTCTTCGGCTTCCTCGGCCCCAACGGCTCCGGCAAGACCACCACCATCCGCATGCTGATGGGCCTGATCGAACCCACCTCGGGCAGCGCCCGGGTGCTCGGCCGGCCCATGCCGCGCGCGGCCCGCACCGTACTGCCCCGGGTCGGCGCCCTCATCGAGGGCCCGGCCCTGTACGGCTTCCTCTCCGGCCGCGACAACCTGCTGCGCTACGACGCCGCCGACCCCACCGCCGACCCGCGCACCCGGCGCGAGCGCGTCGCCGCCGCGCTGGACCGGGTGGGTCTCGCGGCGGCCGGCGGCAAGAAGGCGAAGGCGTACTCGCTCGGCATGAAGCAGCGCCTCGGCCTCGCCGCGGCGCTGCTCCAGCCGCGCCGCCTGCTCGTCCTGGACGAGCCGACCAACGGACTCGACCCCCAGGGCATGCGCGAGATCCGCACCCTCGTCCGTGAACTGGCCTCCGACGGCACCACCGTCTTCCTCTCCTCCCACCTCCTGGACGAGATCGAGCAGGTCTGCACCCACGCCGCCGTGATGGCACAGGGCCGCCTGATCACCCAGGGCGCGGTGGCCGACCTGGCGGCCGGTGCGCGCGGCCGGCTGGCGGTGACCACGCCGGACGCGGGCGACGCGGCCCGGGTGCTGAAGGAGCAGGGGGCCGCGGACGTGGTCGTCGACGGGGACCGGGTGACGGCGGAACCACCGGAGCGCGACCTGGCCGAGGTGAACGCGGCGCTGGTCGCGGCCCGCGTCAGGGTCCGGGGCTTCGTTCTGGAACGCGCCTCGCTGGAGGACGCGTTCGTGGCGCTGACCGGGGAGGGTTTCGATGTCGCGGGCTGA
- a CDS encoding GNAT family N-acetyltransferase produces the protein MLRPQELDEGERQRWRDLRAGSKAPRNPFMEPEFTDVVGRVRPRARVAVVYDAGEAAGFLPHERGPLGQGRAIGLGVSDCQGAVLRRGLAPDPRELLRACSLSSFAFDNLEAGQGLFVPAAADEHATYVIDVARGYAAYEEVLRARSPKFLKTTLAKERRLGRQVGDVRFVFDERDPAALRTLMGWKSAQYRRTGRRDRFAQEWITRLVARLAGTRAPECTGTLSVLWAGSRPVAAHFGLRSATVLACWFPAYDPDFARYSPGLVLHLRMAEAAAAEGVGLLDMGRGAAEYKDSLKTGELPVYEGAATRVGAGAALHWLGREPARRAHGFVRDRPRLASLAVRTLRGAARLRRS, from the coding sequence GTGCTCAGGCCGCAGGAGCTGGACGAGGGGGAGCGGCAGCGCTGGCGCGACCTGCGCGCCGGGTCGAAGGCTCCGCGCAACCCCTTCATGGAACCGGAGTTCACCGACGTCGTGGGCCGGGTCCGGCCGCGGGCGCGGGTGGCCGTGGTGTACGACGCCGGTGAGGCGGCCGGTTTCCTGCCGCACGAACGCGGGCCGCTGGGCCAGGGCCGGGCGATCGGGCTCGGGGTGTCGGACTGCCAGGGCGCGGTGCTGCGCCGGGGGCTGGCCCCCGACCCCCGCGAACTGCTGCGCGCCTGCTCCCTGTCGAGTTTCGCCTTCGACAACCTGGAGGCGGGCCAGGGGCTGTTCGTGCCGGCCGCGGCCGACGAGCACGCCACGTACGTCATCGACGTGGCACGGGGCTACGCGGCGTACGAGGAGGTCCTGCGCGCCCGGTCGCCGAAGTTCCTCAAGACCACCCTCGCCAAGGAACGCAGGCTCGGCCGCCAGGTCGGCGACGTCCGCTTCGTGTTCGACGAGCGGGATCCGGCCGCGCTGCGCACGCTCATGGGGTGGAAGTCCGCGCAGTACCGCAGGACGGGCCGCCGGGACCGGTTCGCGCAGGAGTGGATCACCCGTCTCGTCGCGCGGCTCGCCGGGACCCGGGCGCCGGAGTGCACCGGCACGCTGTCCGTGCTCTGGGCGGGCTCACGCCCGGTCGCCGCCCACTTCGGGCTGCGTTCGGCGACGGTCCTGGCCTGCTGGTTCCCGGCGTACGACCCGGACTTCGCGAGGTACTCGCCGGGGCTGGTGCTGCATCTGCGCATGGCCGAGGCCGCGGCCGCCGAGGGGGTCGGTCTGCTCGACATGGGGCGGGGCGCGGCGGAGTACAAGGACTCGCTGAAGACCGGCGAGCTGCCCGTGTACGAGGGGGCGGCGACGCGCGTGGGGGCGGGCGCCGCCCTGCACTGGCTCGGCCGCGAACCGGCCCGGCGCGCGCACGGCTTCGTGCGCGACCGTCCCCGGCTGGCGTCGCTGGCGGTACGGACGTTGAGGGGCGCGGCCCGGCTGCGCCGGTCGTGA
- a CDS encoding glycosyltransferase, protein MAGAGRARRGTRRETAEFLGTGPVQIAELDLGGGGDGGSGGALLRPGPGSPPVTSGTVFVLVRRAGRPVGTLVGQVPEGADPTRVLTGLARGLPGGGPAGAPPERSPGEVPSRAPVPDPVPASSSEPVPEPPSVSVVVATRERPELLARALDSLLAQDHPDVDVVVVDNAPRTGETRELVTRKYGERVRYVCEPVPGLAVAHNRGLAAVRGDVVAFTDDDVVADPHWLSELTAPFATDPRLGCATGLILPARLRTPAQVLLESHGGFAKGFTPRTYDPRRPPADEPLFPFTAGRFGSGANMAFRTAVLRAVGGFDPATGAGTQARGGDDLYGFVRVLAQGHRLRYTPSALVWHHHRETWRDLETQAFGYGAGLTAYLTALLVNRPAMLPALLLRLPGGLAYARALTAARETGGGAAPGAHDERTHPWPRRLSRLQRRGMLYGPVGYLRARRTLRTVRRGTR, encoded by the coding sequence ATGGCAGGTGCGGGGCGTGCGCGACGCGGGACGCGGCGGGAGACGGCGGAGTTCCTCGGCACCGGGCCGGTGCAGATCGCCGAGCTGGACCTCGGCGGCGGGGGTGACGGCGGGTCCGGCGGCGCGCTGCTCAGACCCGGTCCGGGGAGTCCCCCGGTCACGTCCGGGACGGTGTTCGTGCTGGTCAGGCGGGCGGGTCGGCCCGTCGGCACCCTGGTCGGCCAGGTACCCGAGGGCGCGGACCCGACACGGGTCCTGACCGGGCTCGCCCGGGGGCTGCCCGGCGGAGGTCCTGCCGGAGCGCCGCCCGAGCGGTCGCCCGGGGAGGTGCCGTCACGCGCGCCGGTGCCCGATCCGGTGCCCGCGTCATCGTCCGAGCCGGTGCCCGAGCCACCGTCGGTCAGTGTCGTGGTCGCCACCCGGGAGCGCCCGGAGCTGCTCGCCCGCGCCCTGGACTCACTGCTCGCGCAGGACCACCCGGACGTCGACGTCGTCGTCGTCGACAACGCGCCCCGCACCGGGGAGACCCGGGAACTGGTGACGCGGAAGTACGGCGAACGGGTCCGGTACGTGTGCGAGCCGGTGCCCGGCCTCGCCGTCGCGCACAACCGGGGCCTGGCGGCGGTGCGGGGCGACGTGGTCGCCTTCACCGACGACGACGTGGTCGCCGACCCGCACTGGCTGAGCGAACTGACGGCGCCCTTCGCCACCGACCCGCGCCTGGGGTGCGCCACCGGGCTGATCCTGCCCGCACGGCTGCGCACCCCCGCCCAGGTGCTGCTGGAGAGCCACGGCGGCTTCGCGAAGGGGTTCACCCCGCGGACGTACGATCCGCGCCGGCCCCCCGCCGACGAGCCGCTGTTCCCGTTCACCGCGGGCCGGTTCGGCTCCGGCGCCAACATGGCCTTCCGTACGGCGGTGCTGCGGGCGGTCGGCGGCTTCGACCCGGCGACCGGCGCGGGCACGCAGGCACGGGGCGGCGACGACCTCTACGGGTTCGTCCGCGTCCTCGCCCAGGGGCACCGGCTGCGGTACACGCCGTCGGCACTGGTCTGGCACCACCACCGGGAGACCTGGCGGGACCTGGAGACACAGGCGTTCGGCTACGGCGCGGGCCTCACCGCGTACCTCACCGCCCTCCTCGTGAACCGGCCCGCCATGCTGCCGGCCCTCCTCCTCCGGCTGCCCGGCGGACTGGCGTACGCGCGTGCCCTCACCGCCGCACGGGAGACCGGGGGCGGCGCAGCGCCGGGCGCCCACGACGAGCGGACCCACCCCTGGCCGCGTCGCCTGTCGCGGTTGCAGCGCCGGGGCATGCTCTACGGACCCGTCGGCTACCTGCGCGCCCGCCGCACCCTGCGCACGGTCCGGCGAGGGACGCGATGA
- a CDS encoding HAD family hydrolase produces the protein MDRTAYSLVATDLDGTLLRRDDTVSDRSLAALARVAGAGARHLVVTGRPAPRVRSLLDRLGCTGLAVCGQGAQVYDAGAHRMRWSVTLDRELAETALGKIEAEVGQVYAAVDQDGVDGLTLIEPGYLMPHPTLPAVRVERRAELWATPISKVLLRHPELTDDELTETARAVVGSLATVTMSGPGTVELQPCGITKATGLALAAEHLGVERRRTIAFGDMPNDIPMFDWAAHGVAMAGAHPELKAVADEVTTTNEDDGVAVVLERIFGTS, from the coding sequence ATGGACCGCACCGCATATTCACTCGTCGCCACCGACCTGGACGGCACGCTGCTGCGCCGCGACGACACCGTCTCCGACCGGTCGCTGGCCGCGCTGGCGCGGGTGGCCGGGGCCGGTGCGCGGCACCTGGTGGTGACGGGGCGCCCGGCCCCGCGGGTGCGGTCCCTGCTCGACCGCCTCGGCTGCACGGGCCTCGCGGTGTGCGGACAGGGCGCGCAGGTGTACGACGCGGGCGCGCACCGGATGCGCTGGTCGGTCACCCTGGACCGGGAGCTGGCCGAGACCGCGCTCGGCAAGATCGAGGCCGAGGTGGGCCAGGTGTACGCCGCGGTCGACCAGGACGGGGTCGACGGGCTCACCCTCATCGAGCCGGGGTACCTGATGCCCCACCCGACGCTGCCCGCGGTGCGCGTCGAGCGGCGTGCCGAGCTGTGGGCCACCCCGATCAGCAAGGTGCTGCTGCGCCACCCCGAACTGACCGACGACGAGCTGACGGAGACGGCCCGCGCGGTGGTCGGTTCCCTCGCGACGGTCACCATGTCGGGGCCGGGCACGGTGGAGCTGCAGCCGTGCGGCATCACCAAGGCGACCGGCCTGGCGCTGGCCGCCGAGCACCTCGGCGTCGAGCGGCGGCGGACCATCGCCTTCGGGGACATGCCCAACGACATCCCCATGTTCGACTGGGCGGCCCACGGCGTCGCCATGGCCGGTGCCCACCCGGAACTCAAGGCGGTCGCCGACGAGGTCACCACGACGAACGAGGACGACGGCGTGGCCGTCGTCCTCGAGCGGATCTTCGGTACCTCTTAG
- a CDS encoding polyprenyl synthetase family protein → MTVVGPFGLSVRDQALEADVQAGLVAVEEGLLEATKSEVPFITGAAQHLVRAGGKRFRPLLVMLSSQFGDPYAPGIVPSAVVVELTHLATLYHDDVMDEAAVRRGVPSANTRWDNSVAVLTGDFLFARASQILADLGPEAVRVQALAFERLVTGQILETAGPQDGRDPVDHYLDVLGGKTGSLVAVSCRFGAMMSGADETVVDVLTQYGERLGVAFQLADDVLDIASDSDESGKTPGTDLREGIPTLPVLRLRERAARLGLAEDIALCELLDSDLSDDARHGEALRLLRAHPALEQARRDTVRYAEEARAALAPLRECDAKVALLELCDAVVHRAG, encoded by the coding sequence GTGACCGTCGTCGGGCCGTTCGGGCTGAGCGTGCGGGACCAGGCTCTGGAAGCCGATGTCCAGGCCGGATTGGTTGCTGTCGAGGAAGGGTTGCTTGAGGCAACCAAAAGCGAGGTGCCGTTCATCACGGGAGCCGCCCAGCACCTGGTGCGGGCCGGCGGGAAGCGGTTCCGGCCGCTGCTGGTGATGCTCTCCTCCCAGTTCGGCGACCCCTACGCCCCCGGCATCGTGCCTTCCGCCGTGGTCGTGGAGCTGACCCACCTGGCCACGCTCTACCACGACGACGTGATGGACGAGGCCGCCGTGCGGCGCGGGGTGCCCAGCGCGAACACCCGCTGGGACAACTCGGTCGCGGTCCTCACCGGCGACTTCCTGTTCGCGCGCGCCTCGCAGATCCTCGCCGACCTCGGCCCCGAGGCGGTCCGGGTCCAGGCCCTCGCGTTCGAGCGGCTGGTCACCGGCCAGATCCTGGAGACGGCGGGACCGCAGGACGGCCGGGACCCGGTCGACCACTACCTGGACGTGCTGGGCGGCAAGACCGGCTCCCTGGTGGCGGTCTCCTGCCGGTTCGGCGCGATGATGTCCGGCGCCGACGAGACGGTCGTGGACGTCCTGACCCAGTACGGCGAGCGGCTCGGCGTCGCCTTCCAGCTCGCGGACGACGTCCTGGACATCGCCTCCGACTCCGACGAGTCCGGCAAGACGCCCGGCACGGACCTGCGCGAGGGCATCCCCACGCTGCCGGTGCTGCGGCTGCGCGAGCGGGCGGCCCGGCTGGGGCTCGCCGAGGACATCGCGCTGTGCGAGCTGCTCGACTCCGATCTGAGCGACGACGCGCGGCACGGCGAGGCGCTGCGCCTGCTGCGCGCCCACCCCGCCCTCGAACAGGCGCGGAGGGACACCGTCCGGTACGCCGAGGAGGCCCGGGCGGCGCTCGCCCCGCTGCGCGAGTGCGACGCGAAGGTCGCGCTGCTGGAGCTGTGCGACGCGGTGGTGCACCGGGCGGGCTGA